A window of the Penaeus vannamei isolate JL-2024 chromosome 19, ASM4276789v1, whole genome shotgun sequence genome harbors these coding sequences:
- the LOC113813031 gene encoding uncharacterized protein — protein sequence MSSVSKKRRPNLTHDELMVLIANVQLRQILEEPLTATVTHQMKLKAWEEVTAVVNATGKTLRSPEEVKLKYIDFKSHTKKLNFRKKLQTATFKSLLKLLLKSVSKPESNLDLYLIHIGSYRAAVYFEEDERLSPITAEPVTETTVCSRPSSRSSGSAQQPLSARMMKVQEGILDEVRGIRNALEGQTTDLRNINATLLEFTSILRTSKKP from the exons ATGTCTTCAGTTTCTAAGAAAAGGAGGCCAAACTTAACCCATGATGAGCTCATGGTGCTCATTGCAAATGTTCAGCTTCGCCAGATCTTAGAGGAGCCCCTGACTGCCACCGTGACACATCAAATGAAACTGAAAGCATGGGAGGAGGTGACAGCAGTGGTCAACGCGACGGGCAAGACGCTGCGAAGTCCCGAGGAAGTGAAGCTGAAATACATCGATTTCAAAAGCCACACGAAGAAGCTGAACTTCAGAAAAAAACTGCAAACCGCCACAT TCAAGAGTCTGCTGAAGCTGTTGCTGAAATCAGTAAGTAAGCCTGAATCTAATTTGGACTTATATCTGATACATATTGGAAGTTATCGTG CAGCCGTGTATTTTGAGGAGGATGAACGTCTTTCTCCCATCACCGCTGAGCCAGTGACAGAAACAACAGTATGCAGTAGGCCTAGCAGCAGGAGTTCTGGTTCAGCGCAGCAACCGTTATCAGCTCGCATGATGAAGGTACAGGAGGGTATCCTCGATGAGGTTCGAGGAATTCGCAATGCCCTGGAGGGCCAGACAACAGATCTTCGGAATATTAATGCAACATTGCTTGAGTTTACAAGCATTTTGAGGACTAGCAAGAAACCATAA